From a region of the Alnus glutinosa chromosome 1, dhAlnGlut1.1, whole genome shotgun sequence genome:
- the LOC133875787 gene encoding uncharacterized protein LOC133875787 yields the protein MGNEYNRFNNHQNHHLDPRATFLPMLCSRTSIKDVVLPSWKDRSASFSDDPLSPKIGCMGQVKRNNRVVGFPVTSSHKHITNNNNNNTAKYSKLKKLFSGKNLATPTTVAATASCRIRRQVDVNSASEPKSNHSSESCVSVVDMDPPLPVIKRPVQKPEAGEGENLWKRRSGGVALKTLQLQQIHHPKHRLQPITV from the coding sequence ATGGGTAATGAGTACAATCGCTTCAACAACCACCAGAATCATCATCTCGATCCAAGAGCTACATTTCTGCCCATGTTATGTTCAAGAACGTCTATCAAAGATGTGGTACTTCCGAGTTGGAAAGACCGGTCGGCGTCCTTCTCCGACGACCCTTTGTCTCCTAAAATAGGTTGCATGGGCCAGGTCAAGAGGAACAACAGAGTAGTTGGCTTCCCGGTCACCTCTTCTCACAAACATATTactaacaacaacaacaacaacactgCCAAGTACTCCAAGCTCAAGAAACTCTTCTCTGGCAAAAATCTAGCCACACCCACTACCGTCGCCGCCACCGCCAGCTGTCGGATCAGGAGACAAGTGGACGTGAATAGCGCAAGCGAGCCGAAGAGTAATCATAGTAGTGAGAGCTGTGTTTCTGTCGTTGATATGGATCCTCCACTGCCGGTGATCAAGCGGCCGGTGCAAAAGCCTGAAGCAGGGGAAGGGGAGAATCTTTGGAAGAGGAGATCTGGTGGGGTAGCGCTGAAAACTCTACAGCTTCAACAAATTCATCATCCTAAGCATCGTCTTCAACCCATCACAGTTTGA